A genomic region of Micromonospora sp. NBC_01796 contains the following coding sequences:
- a CDS encoding DUF2332 domain-containing protein, producing the protein MTIAETYVEFGVREARGVSPAYERLSLAVARDDEVIELLGTLPPAKRQPNLLFGVVRLLGGPVDDPAAFHGYVVQNWPAIEAQMRARATQTNEAGRCAVLLPVLAALPQPLALLEVGASAGLCLYPDRYAYRYGDRVLGTGEPLLEREATGAPLLECEATGVPLPVGVPEVVWRGGLDLNPLDVTDPADVGWLDSLIWPEHTHRRARLRAAAAVASAEPPLLVRGDLVDDLPALAARAPADATLVVFHTSVLYQVPVPRREAFVELVRDLPGHWIANEAPDVLPYDHLPQPPGEALHNVLALDGKPLAWTRGHGQAMTWFG; encoded by the coding sequence ATGACGATCGCGGAGACCTACGTCGAGTTCGGGGTACGTGAGGCGCGCGGGGTGTCGCCCGCGTACGAGCGACTGTCGCTCGCGGTCGCCCGTGACGACGAGGTCATCGAACTGCTCGGTACGCTCCCGCCGGCCAAGCGGCAACCGAACCTGCTGTTCGGCGTCGTACGGCTGCTCGGTGGCCCGGTTGACGATCCGGCCGCGTTCCACGGGTACGTGGTGCAGAACTGGCCGGCGATCGAGGCACAGATGCGGGCCAGGGCCACCCAGACGAACGAGGCCGGGCGGTGTGCCGTACTGCTGCCGGTGCTCGCCGCGCTGCCGCAGCCGCTCGCCCTGCTGGAGGTCGGTGCGTCGGCCGGACTCTGCCTATATCCCGACCGGTACGCCTACCGCTACGGGGACAGGGTGCTCGGCACGGGCGAGCCGCTCCTGGAGCGCGAGGCGACCGGGGCGCCGCTGCTGGAGTGCGAGGCGACGGGGGTGCCGCTGCCGGTCGGCGTACCGGAGGTGGTGTGGCGGGGTGGCCTGGACCTGAACCCGCTCGACGTGACCGACCCGGCGGACGTGGGGTGGCTCGACTCGCTCATCTGGCCCGAGCACACGCACCGCCGGGCCCGTTTACGAGCCGCGGCTGCCGTCGCCTCGGCCGAGCCGCCGTTGCTCGTACGCGGTGATCTGGTGGACGACCTGCCGGCGCTGGCCGCACGGGCGCCGGCCGACGCGACGCTGGTGGTGTTCCACACCTCGGTGCTCTACCAGGTGCCGGTGCCGCGCCGGGAGGCGTTCGTCGAGCTGGTACGCGACCTGCCGGGACACTGGATCGCGAACGAGGCGCCGGACGTCCTGCCCTACGACCACCTGCCGCAGCCGCCGGGCGAGGCGCTGCACAACGTGCTCGCGCTCGACGGGAAGCCGCTCGCCTGGACCCGGGGCCACGGCCAGGCGATGACCTGGTTCGGCTGA